From Apis mellifera strain DH4 linkage group LG5, Amel_HAv3.1, whole genome shotgun sequence, the proteins below share one genomic window:
- the LOC552684 gene encoding kinesin-related protein 4 isoform X3, whose translation MTKTDLIDFSQEDAYAPEEPTPDIPISLLDIQMPETPESTKGQVSDGDTPRLESPKMLKPVLGKLQAKKRLMAFANKFNVPPKIQNKSNLLQAHTKVSKSKNVLGNSGKSLQNDSNTLLNIDSDSMQFHNRHSSGNKSKKKTEEKILAIEEIRREESKSKMLLAEAMAAASLEEENYTNRNGQNLLENVKIMREKSKQDVNVSHKSGLKSAIENKYSERRRYGREERRDSASRESKDYNNKERYYKIYDKEQRRKDKDKKDDKDKREDNKYEENKDKKYEDKDKKDNDKDKWEDIREKKGIKEKRENFKEKRSDSQERPEIKDRKEKEKDKDKGKEKDKDKDIMNSSSWIELKKCGITMDDIIEIRRRDYSERSTKNRTAEDYVRHFEQMLMINDCRLKRYAFIVEGLDGPKEYPPESIRVTKRGRPQLFYSENPRISLFINHQQILQTVTIDHREKMRNICEADFIREDAGEAELSQRIRNWYPKAGICKSDEKIKWHVPINVQLPKSKWDSEDEDKLSNDTEKEQENETKSGNTVSERESEEFSPQLSTIEEDVNKDKNVNEIEISSGKKVDDNRQSTSPLLQSAGNEKLASEYEQFMKMVCSDIPMSKEFSPKPNKPTSTLSYHEFNIETNLPDDNFSFVEHSMSEKSDKSDSNKIEEKYKSNENRQNLEKITETEDDKMSLSSTHIQVQKRVRMENKNMHDKSESEDSKSIPSDWENVRIKVERMSDENSDSKETRKKKKRKKATSSSSESSSSSSSSDSEEEVKRRKRKRKISNDSDSLSDSDSSDSSSSSSDSSSSDDKRKKRKKKKRKAEKWKKKAKRIAKMKKKRRRKISSDSSSSDSSEDKRKKRITNKKTKQKKEYSNKQNNEDIIKVIRKSSLESSSLENTKLVHSQVPLKKIKEEVKVESRKRSTDKCDIWDKEQELVKKVISDSNVHNKTHKDEEKRNKTDEQYLEEWEMESVIMSQKGETLLKSKVEKVENNEIENIRKMERKDERSKKNDKSKKDESFKEKCSNISKEIIPGNLKMEEDIDGKKKRKKDKERKNSSEFLTDWEKESERISQQIMQDEIKLSKKYKKEKWAETEFDTLNVPSLTQLEREVSKRQLLADEWEVDSLEAVSDLMINKKKATHISKKLEKEVRYDKKTDTYIAIEKETLKECKKRQDRLSAIRIWEEEQEEGEREAMMLLEQKNKRKKDDWDIEEESFLREKNDRKETIEDITIIDNIHKEINTISKNDASIKHDISKKNKKSRWDMASQSEEKIKLKTPVMWEEECVEWAKINKFDHKIERVSLECCDSMLPKIKIKDEDVSMVEQQSRKSISKNVTNQDIDLFPRKSQDIDLLESSWTSEEHIKSKSRIKNLDNNSQKDIFFDKTKELIPLKEQCNVELKDIFEIDVKLTKKNTELYSPSSPAGSQKSEDMEVFNNSYTSSLNLKGSLLQDKSKNETLIKTDDESIPNIPLQIKYRDGKYTKSPMTKIEFEEIIGVQKTEDQIIQKKFDVKTIENSPEFSTNESYSDTSYKPLRMDIFAEYESDESCEKLSNKNSEIISSSINVKEAEETNEGKAALKLIPKQLLVRRNNERIKTKLISDDPMQHAAALLTIQKKLRESHAMKNDIKTISCDEPSTEFKIECEKTDNTHTSVTEIIPTEQTTITDVKVDSKDLSITVKTSITTKSESPGTVKLDFTEYKSGDKETKLEELKKPRSRNKDVSDTECQIRSPSTEQKKKSPNRKENREDKRINDRSKEKRDKKFDDKEKGDRRDNKNLKQDYSESRRRFSPSDRNKKRRSTSWEQEGSRSESHSRSWSRSRSKSPKRKEDLLPGSSSKERRSIRMDEDRSGRSKINDRRERSIRTSPRSNTASYNKDHFKKHGSKGERDEWSRRKYDYMEREKEGRPYETIEVLRERNVDPDRHREGRFRGDEADRSLWPYEAENILRDGNESLDSYPNSQDLDLDYEEKLYYRNDSIERDITEGPFRSSSKFKHRKSRPSTRRDRQWEKERELLDLDRHGHIRRIEKPSSRSRSPLRLRRSPPRSSHDHFRCESRSRSKSWSRSRSRSRSRSRSRSTSRSRSMMRSRSRSRSGSRSRTRSTSRSRMRNPDHIRITERLRSSRSPSVGRGRVSENSRERKDEHDNMKIDSCTERGRRIETIVQSVSGLSRDSIVLDSEMHIGDNMETVTAGFQYSTENEVGNEYYYTENNLTYPPCIDDSAASSPKRLPLDDRLELELGIKKQQDGTGISNDYGDNFNSNVCYSSSPQQQQQMLYRQQPTVLQVGNVLQVVPADFNGVSTTHRDSTNSSSTPIVRGSSQVVRVGNVLQVVPTSLDWSGGQSSSIDQSAGMIYSATVPQPSPVPSVPISVPVPVPVPMPVPAVPPTMTSTPVSTLSPVPLPISVPVPVPGPVPLPASQSTFARAEVTSQKVPVLPVYNYEVILETRRKEQEERKRLREIRRKEKERRRIERINRRALQLLEKSNMRQTENANQQKNTGLDPCVLKALLEGEEQGDVEEQQSSVAIFEKEEETPVVASSVSTEEEEMPVEEDEEEEEEEEAEVEDDEEDEEEAEDDEEEEEDDDEKLRLNKLKNDVDEATATITTDETNKTQIETESKEWPELPPPPLKGILVASGFRTSVPNGNLDDLSTPENDSGDNTDKEGPESDKKESNKDEAGENKSSKFKIQMKKLKLAKLNKRKQRSKKSVQFADGIKPGEGTSPSGGEGDMPSPPPPTSIIARNGIRDVRRSSSRKSRKQEKRVRPPKAKKKVKVKIIKIKKPRVTPLTAMMMDDSDELDDRSPPPPPPGSPPPPHLWPSYLSAYNVNIRNSEAQSATTVSNTVQAPPPPTPLPLLVPPPPLNYTIQPCSKA comes from the exons ATGACAAAGAcagatttaattgatttttctcaAG AGGATGCTTATGCTCCAGAAGAACCAACACCAGACATTCCAATATCTTTGCTTGATATACAAATGCCAGAAACACCAGAAAGTACAAAAGGCCAAGTCAGTGATGGAGATACACCTAGATTGGAAAGTCCTAAAATGCTCAAGCCAGTATTAGGAAAATTACAGGCTAAAAAGAGATTAATGGCATTTGCCAACAAATTTAATGTGCcaccaaaaattcaaaataaatccaatttaCTTCAAGCACATACTAAAGtttctaaatctaaaaatgtGTTGGGTAATAGTGGAAAATCTTTGCAAAATGATTCAAAtacattgttaaatattgaCTCGGATTCTATGCAGTTTCATAATCGTCATTCAAGtggtaataaatcaaaaaaaaaaacag AGGAAAAAATTCTGGCTATTGAAGAAATTAGACGAGAAGAATCCAAAAGTAAAATGTTATTGGCTGAAGCTATGGCTGCAG ctagtttggaagaagaaaattatacaaatagaaatggacaaaatttattagaaaatgtaaagataatgagagaaaaaagtaaacaagATGTTAATGTTTCTCATAAAAGTGGTTTAAAGTCtgcaatagaaaataaatattcagaaag AAGACGATATGGAAGAGAAGAACGAAGAGATAGTGCGAGTAGAGAATCCAaagattacaataataaagaacgatactataaaatttatgataaagaaCAACgtagaaaagataaagataaaaaagatgataaagATAAACGGGAAGATAATAagtatgaagaaaataaagataaaaaatatgaagacaaagataaaaaggataatgataaagataaatgGGAAGATatacgagaaaagaaaggaataaaagaaaagagagaaaattttaaagaaaagagaagtgaTTCACAGGAAAGACCTGAAATCAaggatagaaaagaaaaagaaaaagacaaagataaaggaaaagaaaaagataaagataaagatataatgaATTCTTCTTCATGGATAGAGTTAAAAAAGTGTGGTATAACAATGgatgatattattgaaattagaagACGAGATTATTCTGAACGATCAACAAAGAACag aacagCCGAAGATTATGTACGTCACTTTGAACAAATGTTAATGATAAACGATTGTCGTTTAAAACGTTATGCTTTTATCGTTGAAGGACTTGATGGTCCTAAAGAATATCCTCCTGAATCAATAAGAGTAACTAAACGCGGAAGGcctcaattattttattctgaaaatCCTCGCATATCTCTTTTTATCAATCATCAACAAATTCTTCAAACAGTAACCATCGATCATCGTGAAAAAATGCGTAACATATGCGAGGCAGATTTTATAcg agAGGATGCGGGAGAAGCTGAATTATCTCAACGTATACGTAACTGGTATCCAAAAGCAGGCATATGCAAATCTgatgaaaagattaaatggCATGTACCTATTAATGTACAATTACCTAAATCGAAATGGGATAGTGAAGACGAAGATAAATTATCTAATGATACggaaaaagaacaagaaaatGAGACGAAATCAGGCAATACTGTTTCAGAACGTG aatcagAGGAATTTTCTCCACAGTTAAGTACGATAGAAGAAGATgtcaataaagataaaaatgttaatgaaaTTGAGATTTCTAGTGGTAAAAAAGTAGATGATAATAGACAATCAACATCCCCTTTGTTACAATCTGCGGgtaatgaaaaattagcaTCGGAATATGAACAATTTATGAAGATGGTTTGCAGTGATATTCCTATGTCAAAGGAATTCTCTCCTAAACCGAATAAACCTACTTCAACATTAAGTTATCACGAGTTCAATATAGAAACTAATTTACCAGATGACAATTTCTCATTTGTAGAGCATAGTATGTCTGAAAAGTCAGATAAAAgtgattcaaataaaattgaagaaaaatataaatctaatgaGAATCGAcaaaatttagagaaaattaCGGAAACTGAAGATGATAAAATGTCATTAAGCAGTACTCATATTCAGGTTCAAAAACGAGTAAGAatggagaataaaaatatgcatgATAAAAGTGAATCAGAAGATTCTAAATCTATACCCAGCGATTGGGAAAATGTTCGAATCAAAGTAGAACGTATGAGCGATGAGAATTCTGATTCTAAAgagacaagaaaaaaaaagaaacgaaaaaaggcGACTTCTAGTAGTAGTGAATCTTCTAGTTCGTCAAGTTCCTCTGATTCTGAAGAAgaagtaaaaagaagaaagagaaaacgtaaaatatcaaatgattCAGATTCGTTATCAGATTCAGATAGCAGTgacagtagtagtagtagcagtGATTCTTCCAGTTCTGATGATAAacggaagaaacgaaagaagaagaaacgaaaagctgagaaatggaaaaagaaagcgAAACGAAtagcaaaaatgaaaaagaaaagaagaagaaaaatcagtTCTGATTCTAGTAGTAGTGATTCCTctgaagataaaagaaaaaaaaggataacaaataaaaagactaaacagaagaaagaatatagtaataaacaaaacaatgaagatataataaaagtaatacgAAAATCATCTTTAGAATCCTCTTCtttagaaaatacaaaattagtACATTCACAAGTTccgttaaagaaaattaaagaagaagtaAAAGTTGAAAGTAGAAAAAGATCCACAGATAAATGCGACATATGGGATAAAGAACAGGAATTAGTTAAAAAGGTAATTTCTGATAGTAATGTGCATAATAAAACTCacaaagatgaagaaaaaagaaataaaactgaTGAACAATATTTAGAGGAGTGGGAAATGGAATCTGTAATTATGTCACAAAAAGGAGAAACTCTATTAAAGAGTAAGGttgaaaaagtagaaaataatgaaatagaaaatattcggaagatggaaagaaaggatgaacgaagcaaaaaaaatgacaaaagtAAAAAGGATgaatcttttaaagaaaaatgttccAATATCAGCAAAGAAATTATAcctggaaatttgaaaatggaagaagatattgatggaaagaaaaaaagaaaaaaagataaagaaagaaaaaacagtaGCGAATTTTTAACTGATTGGGAGAAAGAGAGTGAACGTATATCTCAACAAATAATGCAAGATGAAATTAAGCtttctaaaaaatacaaaaaagaaaaatgggcaGAGACTGAATTTGATACTCTAAATGTTCCATCATTAACACAACTTGAAAGGGAAGTAAGTAAGAGACAATTATTAGCGGATGAATGGGAAGTTGATAGCTTGGAAGCTGTATCTGATTTgatgataaataagaaaaaagccactcatatttcaaaaaagttaGAAAAGGAAGttcgatatgataaaaaaacagATACATATATTgctatagaaaaagaaactttgaaaGAATGTAAAAAGAGGCAAGATAGATTATCTGCAATAAGAATCTGGGAAGAAGAgcaagaagaaggagaaagagaagctATGATGCTTCTAGAACAAAAAaacaagaggaagaaagatgaTTGGGATATTGAAGAAGAATCATTTctacgagaaaaaaatgatagaaaagaaACTATAGAAGATATCACTATTATTGATAACattcataaagaaataaatacaattagcAAAAATGATGCATCTATAAAACATGATATTagcaaaaagaataaaaaaagtcgTTGGGATATGGCATCACAatctgaagaaaaaataaaattaaaaactcctGTTATGTGGGAGGAAGAGTGTGTAGAATgggcaaaaataaataaattcgaccataaaattgaaagagtaTCTTTGGAATGTTGTGATTCAATGTtacctaaaataaaaataaaagatgaggATGTTTCTATGGTTGAACAACAATCGAGAAAGTCTATATCtaaaaatgtaacaaatcAAGATATCGATTTATTCCCTAGAAAATCTCAGGATATAGACTTACTAGAATCATCTTGGACTTCAGAAGAACATATTAAAAGCAAATCACGcataaaaaatttggataataattctcaaaaagacatattttttgataagacAAAAGAGTTGATACCTTTAAAGGAACAATGTAATGTAGAATTAAAGGATATATTCGAGATAGAtgtaaaattaacgaaaaaaaatacagaattaTATAGTCCTAGTTCTCCAGCTGGATCTCAGAAATCTgag gatatgGAAGTTTTTAACAATAGTTATACAAGTTCCTTAAATTTAAAGGGAAGCCTTCTTCaggataaatcaaaaaatgaaactcTGATCAAGACTGATGACGAATCCATTCCTAATATAcctcttcaaataaaatatcgcgaTGGAAAATATACGAAATCTCCAATGACAAAGATAgagtttgaagaaattatagGAGTACAGAAGACAGAagatcaaattattcaaaaaaaattcgatgtaAAAACTATTGAAAATTCGCCTGAATTTTCAACTAATGAATCATATTCAGATACAAGTTATAAACCTTTACGAATGGATATATTTGCAGAGTATGAATCTGATGAATCATGtgaaaaattaagtaataaaaattctgaaataatatcTTCATCTATCAATGTAAAAGAAGCAGAGGAAACAAATGAAGGAAAAGCAGCACTTAAATTGATTCCTAAACAATTGTTAGTCCGACGAAATAATGAACGTATAAAGACAAAATTGATCTCGGATGATCCTATGCAACATGCTGCAGCTTTATTAACTATTCAGAAAAAACTTCGAGAATCACACGctatgaaaaatgatataaagacTATATCTTGTGACGAACCTTCTACTGAATTCAAGATTGAATGTGAAAAGACTGATAACACACACACATCAGTTACTGAAATTATTCCCACAGAACAGACTACTATTACGGATGTTAAGGTGGACTCAAAAGATCTATCAATAACAGTAAAAACCTCAATTACTACAAAATCGGAATCACCAGGCACAGTAAAGCTTGATTTTACTGAATATAAATCTGGAGATAAAGAAACTAAATTAGAAGAACTTAAAAAACCTAGATCACGTAATAAAGATGTGAGTGATACAGAATGTCAAATAAGATCACCAAGTAcagaacaaaagaaaaagagtccTAATAGAAAGGAAAATAGAGAAGATAAACGAATTAATGATCGcagcaaagaaaaaagagataaaaaattcgatgataaagagaaaggagatagaagagataataaaaatttaaaacaggaTTATAGTGAAAGCAGAAGAAGATTTAGTCCTTCtgatcgtaataaaaaaagaagaagtacTTCCTGGGAACAGGAAGGAAGCCGTAGTGAGAGCCATAGTCGTAGTTGGAGTAGAAGTAGAAGCAAAAGtccaaaaagaaaggaagactTGCTTCCAGGTTCTTCTAGTAAAGAGAGACGATCAATTAGAATGGATGAAGATAGATCTGGTAgatctaaaataaatgatagaagAGAAAGATCCATAAGAACTTCTCCTCGATCTAACACTGCCTCATACAATAaag acCATTTTAAAAAGCATGGATCTAAAGGAGAGCGAGATGAATGGAGCAGAAGGAAATACGATTAtatggaaagagaaaaggaaggtaGACCATATGAAACAATAGAAGTgttaagagaaagaaatgttgATCCTGATAGACATAGAGAAGGAAGATTTCGTGGAGATGAAGCTGATCGATCATTGTGGCCATATGAAGCAGAAAATATACTTCGAGATGGAAATGAGTCCTTGGATTCCTATCCTAACAGTCAAGATTTGGATCTCgattatgaagaaaaattatactatagaAATGATAGTATTGAAAGAGATATTACGGAAGGTCCTTTCCGTTCCTCATCAAAATTCAAACATAG aaaaagtaggCCCAGTACAAGAAGAGATAGGCAAtgggaaaaggaaagagaattaTTGGATCTAGACAGACATGGACATATTCGAAGAATAGAAAAACCATCATCTAGAAGTCGTTCTCCGTTACGACTACGCAGATCACCGCCTAGATCATCACACGATCATTTCAGATGTGAATCTAGATCGCGATCGAAGTCATGGTCAAGATCTAGATCAAGATCTAGGTCCAGATCACGATCTCGATCAACATCCAGATCCCGATCAATGATGCGTTCGAGATCAAGATCCCGATCTGGATCTCGATCGAGGACTAGATCTACCTCGAGATCAAGAATGAGGAATCCAGATCATATACGAATAACTGAACGATTACGATCTTCCAG ATCACCTTCTGTGGGACGAGGTAGAGTCAGTGAAAATTCAAGGGAAAGGAAGGATGAACacgataatatgaaaatagataGCTGCACCGAAAGAGGTAGACGAATAGAAACAATTGTACAGTCCGTGTCCGGACTATCTAGGGACTCGATCGTGTTAGACTCGGAAATGCACATCGGTGACAATATGGAGACAGTCACAGCAGGTTTCCAATATTCGACTGAAAACGAAGTTGGAAACGAATACTATTATACAGAGAATAACTTAACTTATCCACCGTGCATTGATGACTCTGCAGCGAGTTCTCCGAAACGTTTGCCACTTGATGATag attagaaCTTGAACTAGGTATTAAGAAGCAACAGGATGGAACAGGAATATCAAATGATTAtggagataattttaattcaaatgtaTGTTATTCATCATCACctcagcaacaacaacagatGTTATACCGCCAGCAACCTACCGTTTTACAA GTTGGCAATGTATTGCAAGTTGTACCTGCAGATTTCAATGGAGTCTCAACAACCCATAGAGACTCAACCAATTCCTCGAGTACACCGATTGTACGAGGCTCAAGTCAAGTAGTTCGCGTAGGTAATGTTCTTCAAGTTGTTCCGACATCGTTAGACTGGAGCGGCGGACAATCTTCTTCAATCGATCAGTCAGCAGGGATGATATACTCCGCGACAGTCCCTCAACCTTCTCCGGTTCCCTCAGTTCCTATATCTGTACCTGTTCCAGTTCCTGTTCCAATGCCTGTACCGGCCGTTCCACCAACCATGACTTCGACACCAGTTTCTACTTTGTCCCCGGTTCCATTACCTATTTCTGTTCCTGTACCTGTCCCTGGTCCTGTCCCACTTCCGGCATCACAATCGACGTTTGCAAGAGCTGAAGTGACATCACAAA AAGTACCAGTTCTCCCAGTTTATAACTACGAAGTTATTTTGGAGACCCGCAGAAAAGAACAGGAAGAACGTAAACGATTGCGCGAGAttaggagaaaagaaaaagaacgtaGGCGAATTGAACGAATTAATCGTCGCGCTCTTCAATTGTTAGAAAAAAGTAACATGCGCCAAACAGAAAATGCAAATCAGCAAAAAAATACGGGTTTAGATCCATGTGTTTTGAAGGCTCTTCTAGAAGGTGAAGAACAAGGTGATGTGGAAGAGCAACAAAGTTCTGTtgctatttttgaaaaagaagaagaaacaccGGTTGTTGCATCTTCTGTTTctacagaagaagaagaaatgccTGTTGAAgaggatgaagaagaagaagaggaagaagaagctgAGGTAGAAGATGACGAAGAAGATGAGGAAGAGGCAGAAgatgacgaagaagaagaagaagatgatgatgaaaagttgcgattaaataaattaaaaaatgatgttgATGAAGCTACTGCAACAATAACAACagatgaaacaaataaaactcAAATCGAGACAGAATCCAAAGAATGGCCAGAGTTGCCTCCACCACCTTTGAAAGGAATTTTAGTTGCATCAGGTTTcag aacatCAGTTCCTAATGGTAACTTAGATGATTTATCTACTCCTGAAAATGATAGTGGAGATAACACGGATAAAGAGGGTCCAGAatcagataaaaaagaatctaataaAGATGAAGCTggagaaaataaatcaagCAAATTCAagattcaaatgaaaaaattaaagttagcaaaattgaataaacgaaaacaaagaagtaaaaaatcaGTGCAATTTGCAGATGGAATCAAACCTGGAGAAGGTACCAGTCCTAGTGGTGGTGAAGGAGATATGCCTTCCCCTCCACCACCCACATCTATAATTGCTCGGAATGGAATTCGTGACGTTCGAAGATCCAGCTCTAGGAAGAGCAGAAAGCAAGAGAAAAGAGTGCGACCTCcaaaagcaaagaaaaaagtaaag gtgaaaattataaaaataaagaaacctCGTGTTACTCCATTAACGGCGATGATGATGGATGATTCGGACGAACTAGATGATCGTTCTCCGCCGCCACCACCTCCTGGATCTCCTCCACCACCACATCTTTGGCCAAGTTATCTTTCTGCTTACAATGTTAATATTCGTAATAGTGAAGCTCAATCAGCAACTACAGTTTCGAATACTGTTCAAGCTCCTCCGCCTCCTACTCCGCTGCCTCTTTtagttcctcctcctcctttgaATTATACCATACAGCCTTGCAGTAAAGCATaa